The Lates calcarifer isolate ASB-BC8 unplaced genomic scaffold, TLL_Latcal_v3 _unitig_4500_quiver_2203, whole genome shotgun sequence genome includes the window GAGCCCACTGCTGGTGCCTTAAAGCAAAATTAAGAAGCACAGTGCCAGAAAGGAAATCAGCCTTAGCATCCCTTGGAAGGTCTTTAAAGTGTCTTGAATGGGCTGTGCCATCTGTGAGTTCATCATGCTAAATAAGGAAACTTGGGGGTAGGCTGTTACTAATTATGTGTCTGCATGACGGCCTGTTGGATGACCATgcaaatctatttttattttaagggTAACTATGACCAGTATGTGAAGACCAGAGAGGAGCTGGAAGAGAACCAGATGAAGCGCTTCAACTGGGAACAGGACCAGATAGCACACATGAAGGTAAATGGGGGACACCATGTGGTGGAAGGTTTCCACTGCAAGTAATTGGGAAGTTGTAACAGAATTAATACGTTTTTAATGAAAAGTAACATTTTCTTTGGAGGAAAAAAGGCAGGGTGCTATTTTATACAATGAATGCCACTATATTTAAGTGTGGCTCATGGTTAGGCAACTATGTAGTAACTAAGATGATCATGTGACAGGGTCTGGCTACCACAAACCCTATAAGTGTTTCCTTTTGTGTTGAGTTGCACAGTCATTTCTACAAACAATCATTATGCTGTTATTATAGTATAATACAGAAATCATGACTTGTACTCATTGTACTGTCTACATCCCTTCTCTCATCCAGAATTACATAGCCAGGTTTGGTCACGGCTCTGCAAAACTGGCACGACAGGCACAGAGCAAAGAGAAGACACTGCAGAAGATGGTGGCGTCAGGCTTGACTGAACGAGTTGTGAATGACAAGGTACTGATAGTACAGCGTTACAGGCCAGCAGCGGTTTTGACCCCGTGATATACATTGGGTGGGGCACATGTACGTTTACTGTCATGATGCTAAtacctcctctgtcctccacagactctgtcattttattttcctccctgTGGGAAGATTCCTCCTCCGGTTATCATGGTTCAGAACGTGAGCTTCAAGTACAGTGACAACACAGTGAGTATAGTTAATACGGCAACATAGACAGAGCTTTGTTCACTGAATTATGGATTTATTTCTCAGTCTCACTCGTGTCCTTGTTTCCTGCAGCCACACATATATAAAAACCTGGAGTTTGGTATTGACTTGGATACACGAGTGGCTCTGGTGGGGCCCAATGGAGCAGGGAAGTCCACATTGCTTAAGCTGCTGATGGGAGAGGTTGGTACAGTATAGTTCCCCAGTGTCCTGCAGCAACTTGCAGTTGTTTTCAGAGTTTTaaagtttgatatttttctttttagctcCTACCCACTGATGGCATGATCCGCAAACATTCTCACGTCAAATTGGCAGATATCACCAGGGTAAAACACCTGTTAAAGTTCAGTCTGAATCAAGATTCAAATTTCATGGTATGGCCTTTATTATGAAGTAGCTTgtacagtaaaattaaattctCCTATGgttctgtttgtgttacagcatctgacagagcagctggagctgGACCTGTCTCCTCTGGAGTACATGATGAAGTGTTTCCCTGAgatcaaagaaaaggaggagatgaggaagatCATTGGTCGCTATGGCctgacaggaaaacagcaggTGGGAATGAGAGAGGTTTTTCCAGAGGATGCTACATGGCAAACTTTAGTCCATCTTTtttttcgctctctctctcggcATGTAGTTGTCTCTAAATTGCCACCTGAAATGTCTTCCAGGTCAGTCCAATCAGGAACCTGTCAGATGGTCAGAAGTGCCGGGTGTGTTTTGCCTGGCTGGCCTGGCAGAACCCTCACATGTTGTTCCTTGATGAGCCCACCAATCACCTGGATATCGAGACTATTGATGCATTAGCAGAGGCAGTCAACGAGTTTGAGGGTGGCATGATGCTAGTTAGCCACGACTTCAGGCTAATTCAGCAGGTATGTTTCATGTggattcatttaatattttgttagaAACACAAGGTTTTAAGTTAGCCAGTTGTAGCTAGCACCTATAATCTTCATCTTTTCTTCGCAGGTGGCTCAGGAGATCTGGGTGTGTGGAGAATCAAACCATCACAAAGTGGAATAGAGACATCCTGGCATATAAGGAGCATTTGAAATCTAAGATCGAAAAGCAGCAAGCGCATGACATCTAAGGCAACATCACACTCTGAGCCACTCCTTTTCTCCTGCATCATGCATTTGACCTGCGAGCTCCTTAAGGAGACGAGCAGGGTTTGCGTTGCAGGAAATGTCCTAACAAGAAGAACTGAAACAATCTCTTATGCATCTTATTGGACACGTCTCTTCTACATGTCGTACTGTATTTCCATTGCGGTTTGACAGTGCTGCACCGTGCTGAACCCGACCCaatccctcctctcccctcaccTCAGGCtgcactctgattggctgattcaCCTGAAGCATCTCAGTGCATTTTGGAATGCATTCCATTGTGCTGTCTTCatagaaaagttttatttttccaaatgttctgttttatcCCAACATGTTATGCAGGCAGCTTTTAGGTCATATTTTATGATATTTaaaagttgacttttttttcccgtGTAAAAGCAGTTCTGCCTTTATTTAACAATGTAATGCAATAAAGGTTtgtctgaataaaacagaacataaaaacagcatATTTAAATTGAGAAGactttattattcattttaaacttcaTGAATACAGTGCTTGTATCCACAAATCAAAAGCTTTTAGGGAAAATAAACTATTTTACATCTCTGTAAACAAGAGGACAAAACTTGAAGTGATAAGAAGTTGCTTTGGATTCTGACTTGGTGAGCCCCATGGCTGCATAGATCCTGTCTCCTATTAAAGCCACTAAACTACACTGTGTGTATGCTGCTCACCCAGTTTTCCAGGTAACTAAAAATGGCTAAGCTGtcccaaaagaaaaacagcatttcttGGCAAAccaaaattaataaaagaagGTCACCTGAAAGCCACTTATAAAACATATCAACTGAGGCCAGAGCATCTCCAGGATgcagttaaaagaaaattaattctTAGTTTTCACCATTCATACAAGTGTGATTCCAAAAGTTATAGAATCATAATGAATTCTGAAGTCTGACGCCTTTTCTAAAGCCACTTACAACAGCTGTGTTCAGGTAAAACTGGAATGGAAATGTGTTGGGCATTCATCCGTTTAATGGCAAACACATCCCAAACTTCTTGGTGAATCTGAAGCCACTTGTAAACTAACAGCAGCCAACATCTTTTACCTTTCTTCACCAGAGCTTATTGTGTTATGGTGTTAAACTGAAAATTAAGATTATCACTACTGGGCTGATGCTGTCAGCTCATCAGCAGGCCTTcaatagtgtgtgtttgttttcccagCAGGCAATTAATTTCAGATAAATCCAATATGAAATGAATACAGCTCAAAAAATCAATGTTAGTTCCACTActaaaagtgacaaaatgatGATTGGAAGACATTATCTGCCTTCACATTCTTCCAAAACATCTTCAACCACATTTGGTTAAATTGACAATTAGGTTGTCATTTACTTTCTAGTCAAGTCATTATGTTAGTCATTACAGTCTGAAAATACATGCTGTGTTATACGTTACATTTCCAACATAAAGTATATTTCTGCCAGTCGGCTCAACAAGTGCCAACCAGGAGAAATGCAGTTATCTCCAACCTATAAGGCTGCACATAAAGCTTTAAAGCTATAAAGTTTGTCAGAAGGACAAAGGGCTGCAGTGTATGTGAGTAAATACTGGTTGATTCTATATATGTAAACGTTATAAATGGCCTAACTGTTAAACACAAGGCTCCCGTTCAAGATTTCAACTTAGCGTGCGTGATTGACAGATTAGTGGCACTAGCTGCAGTTGAAACAGTGCAAGTTGAAGGAGTGTTTCGGTTACACTGTTTCCAGGTGCGTGTCCTGGTGGCAGCATGTTTCAGGGGCTGTAACAGGACAGCAGGAGTCGGAGGCGTGCTCAGGTACGGTAACGCGTGGACCGGCCGGAGGTATGCACGCTCACTGGGCCTCTCACTCCTCGTCTGACACCTCATCGGGGGGTATGGCACGGGTGTTGCTGGCCCGAATGCTGCTGATGTTGGTGAAAGAGAGGAGGTTCGCGATACCCATCAGACTCACGCCGGTGCCATCCAGGTTCACCTGAGCCAGGCGCATGTGTTTCAGAAACTTCAGACCTGAGGaagataaataaacatacacTGTTATTCATC containing:
- the LOC108899976 gene encoding LOW QUALITY PROTEIN: ATP-binding cassette sub-family F member 2-like (The sequence of the model RefSeq protein was modified relative to this genomic sequence to represent the inferred CDS: deleted 1 base in 1 codon); protein product: MTACWMTMQIYFYFKGNYDQYVKTREELEENQMKRFNWEQDQIAHMKNYIARFGHGSAKLARQAQSKEKTLQKMVASGLTERVVNDKTLSFYFPPCGKIPPPVIMVQNVSFKYSDNTPHIYKNLEFGIDLDTRVALVGPNGAGKSTLLKLLMGELLPTDGMIRKHSHVKLADITRHLTEQLELDLSPLEYMMKCFPEIKEKEEMRKIIGRYGLTGKQQVSPIRNLSDGQKCRVCFAWLAWQNPHMLFLDEPTNHLDIETIDALAEAVNEFEGGMMLVSHDFRLIQQVAQEIWVCENQTITKWNRDILAYKEHLKSKIEKQQAHDI